AATGGTTAaaacgaaaagaaaaaaaaattataaagtaaaaaggGTTGCATACTTACtccttaaaatgtattcgatCAACCAGCGTGCACAAGATGACGTATGCTGTAACTGCACCTCGATACAACAACGAACAAAgtttgtatgaatatattttgttgaaaacttgaaaataatattctggtattttttattgtgtggATTTTATTGTGTGTGTAGTAAAAGACTaatcgataataatagtaaataaaatgaacacaATCTCAACAATATATGTCAAATTGTAAGACCTTATAGCTATAGTCTAtgtatattagaaaataaaatataatgaaatatataaatagttgtttaacaaattaaataaatatctaagtatctacagaaattattttcatatgaaTGGTCCTGCGAGCTAAGTGCAGAATGCTGATATTGCGtagttaaattgttatactaaACAGGGTGTCCTGTGAGGATTTGCCCATTGCGATATATCTTGAAATAAcagagatatcataattcggGCATGTACCATTTCcgtcaaaatttgaaatgacCGATTCCGACATCGCCCGTTTCCGCCACCAATCTACCTGCtatggtaaaattataataatttgtaataattgcattattattcctattattattatagtatacttaagttttaacttgaaataattgtacatgGTTTATATGAtgacattaaatattgaaaaatatatttataactcataaagcaaataataaatacataatattttgtcatagttttttgataaatacaataataaagtaaaagatACTTATTCATAAaaggtacataattttttgtatggaatatattaaaataattattccatAGCAGGTAGATTGGCGGAAACGGGAATtgaacctttttttaaattggcgGAAACGGGTAATTCTccataattctggttttttaaaaagattcacagagacaagaactacaaatattttacgttttaatctattttaatgttttggtataaaaaagttaaaaaatatattttttgtttaattattttcaaaaaaattgaaaatagccATTTTATAGAGTTAGTTTTGgtgaaaatattgatgtttcAACATCGGTTGAGTTCATTAATctcctaatttttaatattttttctagtttcgagaAACCGGCCGATTAGTTCATCGGCCGTAAAAACATGCGGGCCAcatgtttgataaaataataccacTATATcgtattaactaataaatttacagtttcttaaatgttaaaatgccaatattttcagaaaaattatctcTACAAATGGTtatcttcaattttattgaaaataattaaataaaaatatatatttttaacttttatatacaaaaaaattaaaatagctattttattttagattaaaacgttgaatatttgtagttcttgcctttatgaatcttattaaaaaactagattttattatgatatctccattatttcaagaGATATTGCAGTGGATAAATCCTCACAGAACATTCTGTTTTCTGTAtaactatacttattatactttatataattatactatcacTATTATATTAGTCAATGCTAACTTATTGTAAATCTTAACACTAGAACTAGGTTcgtgtttaaactttaaatgtctaaacaaaaaataaagcttacttaattttagattctgaacggaatgatgaatgtattgattttacaaagatgtgtttttttttgtgtgtctgtcatcacgttttggagtagtaatagcgcattgatttttaacttcagccactctttgaaaaggaaattGAATCTAATATGTACTTTGGGGAGTCAAAAGTAAAAGTTCAAAAGCATCAGGAAAAACCTTGAAAAATTAACGGAAAaatgggaatttttacgcataaccagtttttgacaaaatcgatttttttattttgctctaACTCAAAAAcgtatcattgtaaatacttgaaatgttcactaaacgtttatattagtgttatctatttatgatttatagattttcaaattattttgactaatttttaagctatttatagacaatttaattttttgataatgcctataaaaaaattttggcaatccaaaaattttaaaatttaataggtacaaggtttattataagttgtacttatcatagtaaaataaaaatcaaaaatcgttaggtagtcacaatttttatttataagcattttaagtttaaatgtgTTTACAAAGTATGTCAAAATCGCCAAAATTTGcaaagaattttgaagttgaaaatttataacatttttgtggttcatacctaaggttaaaaaaccctACAAAAGATTCAccataactttttcttcaaataactgtaaaaaaaagttcttgggtcaataaagaaaaaaatttatgagcgtatgaaatttaattttttacgaaatcgtgtaaaataacgatatattacaatataaatatagctaatataggcaataatataatatatcctagactaaaaacaaaaacgaaattataaaaaatggtttttggaaataatatagaaaaataacgtttttgaatacgttaattaaaaactttaaaaacgttaaacaaaaactatattttttaaatcaataaacaataacgaaaacggaaaaattaaaaacgttttccATCCCTGGATTTAAGAGAATAAATCTACCTACTCAAGAGTTATGATATTTAAGCTAGTTCACTATTtgctttcattttatttaatttcaaagtaggtacctactattttctataagtaggtacttattcaattattcattatctATTACATTTGCTATAATGCTATTAAagctattatttgttatacctttttttaaagtattttactaGAGGCACATACtacttgataataaaataaaaaataataattgatttattatacatttgtggcTTTTGCTACACATAACTACATATGacataacacattataataaaagttaaaacaataagtataaaGAAACGACTCGTTTGTGATATCCTACTGTTCGAGAAAAACAGTCACCGGACAATGCGCGTCTTATCGGTTCAGCGTTACGCGTGATAATGATAACCTAATACAGATAACGATAAGCGTCAagcaaaaacattaaacaaaatattaatataatgataataatgtgttatgaGTTGTGACCGCGCTAGGTACTGACTTGTGTTTCATGTCAACCACGTCGctttcaaacttttttaaaaaatgttttaattttacgtgACTATCATTCCGGAACAGAAACCGTCGATCAGTTGAGTGTTTGAAGCTGCCGGTCCtctttaatttgtacaaactAGTTTTTCGAGTTTCTGAAACCGGACAAAATGGTTAACTTCAACGAGAGTAACAATGGTGAGgcaaacttttaattataatattattagtattttttataatcattaattaaaccCATTGCGGACTGTATCAGACGCTTGTgtgtattaattgtttagtaattaattatgattatccAGATGCCAGCGACTCGGAGTCTGTATCCAGTTCGTCGTCAGCAAACAGCAGTAACCAATCATCCAGATCTGCTTCTCCAGCTCGGGCTAATTCGCCGTCCGGATCGGAACCAGCTTCACCAGGTTCACCAGCTTCTCCTGTGTCTCCCATATCGCCAGTTTCTCCAGTGTCTCCGGCATCACCTGCTTCCCCTGCATCAAGGTCTCGTTCTAGGAGTGTATCTGGTTCAGGGCGATCAGCATCTCCATCCAAAAGCCCTTCAAAATCCCCAGCTGGTTCTCGTTCCCCGTCACCAGGTAGTAGAGCTTCTAGTGCAGCATCAGCTGCATCTGTAGTATCGGCCCGTTCAGCTACTCCTGCTGGCTCAGTAACATCTAATCAGTCGGTGGCAAGTGGCAAAAGTGATTCATCCCGTGCAAGCCGTTCTACCAATCGTAGTAGAGCTTCATCTAAAAGtaacaaatcaaaatcaaGTTCTGCGAGTCCAAAGAGTGTTACATCTAAAAAATCGCACTCATCATCCCCAGAAGTAGCAAAAAATCAACAAGGTGATTCTGATGATAGTGATGGTTCTATGATTGGTAGGAAGAAACGACAACCAATTAGAAAAAGTTCTAGTGTATCTGGCAATGAATCATCTGATAAAGaagaaacaacaaaaaaaagtgGCTCAGAAGCTTCTGAAAAATGTaagtttaagttaataaatttaattaataaaattaaacttattgtattttatgtaatccAATATAGCCCCTAAAAAAAATGACCTATTTGGCGAAGCTGATGATATTAGTTCTGATGAGGATCAACCAAAGACACCCAGACCAATGAGTGACGATGACATGGATCGAGATAAAAGTGATAAAAGTGATAATGATGACAATAAAAGTGGCGGTGGTAgggatgatgatgatgatgacaataatgataatgagaAAAcagaagaaaaagaaaaagaagtgGAAGAACCAATTCCAGAAAGACGGATAGCTGTTGAGATACCAAAAATATCTGTAGATCTTGGAAGtgatttacattttgtaaaattacccAACTTTTTGTCTGTTGAAACTAGACCATATGATAGAGAAACCTATGAAGATGAAATTGATGAAGAAGAAACTTTGGACGAAGAAGGTCGAGCTAGGTATGTAGATAAAAACATCTTTGCttctattatttgtttatttgtataatataatttaatgcattatttattacattagtgctttataaaattcatGGTAGTTACATTGTAATttgaattcttttaaaaattaataaaaaaaacttattatttataaactgaaTATGTCtaagtaaaaagtatttagtgtataaattaatattgtaataaaactattccagcattttgtaaacaatataaaactccaataattttaatttcagataCAATGTGTGATAGTCAAaccatcaaatattttaatataatataatttgtttgtaatatatattttaatacatttttttagagtaaaattaaaagtagagAATACTATAAGATGGCGTGAAGTTTTTGACAATGATGGAAACGTAGTAAAAGAAAGCAATACTAGAGTAATTAAATGGTCCGATGGTAGTATGTCATTGCATTTGGGTTCAGAAATTTTTGACGTTTACAAACAGCCTTTggtggtaatttttttaattttattatgtaattttcttgtttataaaaataattagttaaatttaactttttgtaGTTATGTATTTGTGCTAtgtgcatattaaaaatatatgtgactCCTTGAAtatgatgttttattattgattaattataaaataatatttatagggtGACCATAATCATTTATTCATTCGCCAAGGAACTGGTTTACAAGGTCAAGCAGTATTTCGTACAAAATTGTCTTTCAGACCTCACTCAACAGAATCATTCACCCATCGTAAAATCACATTATCTTTGGCTGACAGGTCACAAAAATCATCTGGCATTAAAGTATTGTCTCAAGTTGGAGCTGATCCTGATGCTAATAGAtacgaaaaaattaaagttagcatcatttaatacctatgttaattaatttaaatttataaataaatatgtatgttgttttcctttagttttgtttttccacaactaaattaatattaatattaaaaaagtagaacataatatttaattttttttattcctattGTAGAGAGAAGAAGAAAAGTTACGTCAATCAATGCGTAAAGAAACAAAAGTGAAGAGAGCTAGAGAACGCGGAGCAAATAGTAATCTCAGTTCCTCATATTTAGAACCTGAAAGAGAAGATGGATCTGATGATGAAAATGCCATATCTCTGTCTGcgatcaaaaacaaatttaacaaaaaatctgCATCTAAAAGTGAGTTTTCTCAGAAATCACTAAATTTTTACTGTAACTTATACTTTCCTTACGaagactaaataatatttttaaacaagtagtactttctattaatatttatttttttctttacagttgacaaaagtaatatatattcatctgAAGATGACAGTTCAGATatggatacaaaaaaaaaaagacaatcCAGAATAGTATCAGATTCTGAAGAAGatgatgatttataaattataatttttgtaaattaattaattgtattcaatttttgactGTTAAACATATTGATTGATATgtgtaaacaataaatgtaatgtataaagttattataagtttGTCATATGATAGTAAaactaaaagtaaatttaattgatttttctaataacaatactcagggttaaaacaaaatatataaacaccaataatatttttcaaattttaaatgcagaAAAAAACAACATCTATTGATATATTTCAATGTCGTATACttcgttttacaaaaaatgacACCATGGAGTGACTGATTTCAGTGTTAATACTAATctagatgaaaatattattatctattatcttatttagattaaaatctACTGgtcatcttttatttttattttggatgAAAACTTCagttatctatattaatttatctagataattatttatgtataagtatttatttaatattatagtatattatacatttggtgATTTTCATCCAGAAATGCACATTTTCCACATAATCACAGCACAGAAAGTGACCAGTGGCAagagaaattaatatacagaactgatttcttcttttttggaatggagtacctatatttagtcTTAAACAATtgagtataaagtataaaaaattgattaatttagtgGTTCAATAAAGCTTAATGACCTGGGTAACTAAAACATGCTTAAGGAACACTATTAGCTcacttttgatttattaaatatttagtgaatgcaattcttattaatattgttgtcagttttaattatttaaatattataaccaccATAATGAACAATCAAACATTAAACAGTGTTTAAATTGAGAGCAGgcagaattttttaaaaaatatttcagcaTACCTACTCCTAAGTATTTTGTcttaatcaaaaaaacatttaaaccttcaagtatttacattttttttacattttgtatctcatttcaaaattattctattataaacactgtatttaaataaaaaataatacaatcaaaCCATGTTTATctgaataagtattttttttatatattttttattataaaaggtattttaataatttaaaatcttagaaTAATTGTTATCTAACATACTAATCAATTATactttagataatttaaattatctacatatgtcttataaatactatttattttttcttaatttatacgTAATAGACATCTTTAGTTCTTTCTCTTACGTCTTTAttccatacaattttaattttaattgtttccaatcacaattttttttaacatttttttatttattatcttaataatatgattcttctgaaaatatattttaaaaaagtaatatatttatattatgacattatgtTCATTTTCcattgtacaattataatttaatatgtattatttggttattaaatttctatgGCGAATCTATAACTAAGAACCTCGACAATTTGGAGAGAATACCGtaaagtgtaaatattataatcccaAAAGTAATTTCTTAGTATGTaggtatctaatttaaaattttaagtaggtaggtatccaataattaattttttttagatgtttaTTCGTTTTAGATTGTTAGTGTTGAGATATTTATCTACTCTTAATATTTGGCTATTTGCCAACGATAAattctattatacatacaactaGGTAAGtgtgtaactatatatatattataaaattaaaaactaaggtCTATTCATCtagtgatttttaaaaacgaaatttaGACAATGAATGATGATATAATACGTAATGTATTATGGTACATActaagtacctactacctacctatataggttaggttaggttgtaTCTTTgttgaataatgtttaataaagaaGAATGAATATTGATTCTATTAATTGGGTAATTTACGggttatgtaattaaaaattggcaTCACAAGTCAGTAGCTCAGTTGTTAAGAATAAATCATCGAAAAATTAATTGCTTTACCGGCGGGCACGGGTTATATGCCTATTATAatgcttaattatttaaaaatcaaacattgTTTTCGTAGTCGTGCACAACACATTTTGTAttaggataataataataagtattaggaGGTAGGTAACAAACGCACAAGACAAGACTCAAGACTACAGgagtattataagtaaatactaagtataggtattacattaatatagttataactaataacactaaatactaatataaatcctATCATTCCTATCTACACCAAACCACACAGACTGGGCTATAGTCCAATAGAGCATGGAGCAGTGACAATAATGAACAAGAATAATTAGATATCGGGAGAAATGATTTGCAGACAATACGATTATACGAATCAATGGATTATGAAGAAGAAAAGAGCACCAACTGAAAATACACAAACACCCGTTACACAACGACGTGTATAAAAGTAATCACGACTTACGAGCTGTTACGAAGAATGgttcaaaactttaatatttatgtaggttTTATGTAACCTCGGACAATAGACAATGGGATAAATAGGTACAGAAAggaataatacctatatggctatatatattattatggtaagtAAATTCTGTTTACACAGGTCCACGTACCTACACCGCCCATCTATaaatctgtatattattaattattatatagtacgcTGTGTGATTATTAAATCGTAGCCTGTAGGTAGCAGTAGATATATAATCGTGTACTAGTTACCATAATATAGTCTCATGCACGGGATTTCGTAAGACCAAAACGTCAAAAACATTACATACTTACTCATTAAAGATACCTACATcacatattcatattattatatatagctatGCATAGTTGATTGTAAATAGTAcgatgtgtgtgtatatgtcgtattgctataatataattaataatatatattttattattttctaatattgttTACAGATCCGCCGAATTATcactttatataaaaaaaaattcttacatgacttttagtacttttactatgaatatttctttaaatgaaCTAATTGTCCACTTTTGTGAAAATGATCAAACACGTAAAAACATGAACatatatatgcatgtatatatatatacatatatgcaatccatattttttgaacattttgctACTACAcacttaactttttttttagcatgTGTAGTATCTATACAAACGTCTTTTAAGGgctgtaactataataaacataaactttCTTTTATCTATTTGACACTTGCTACTGTACACAAAAATAAGAACCGGAGTACCGgacttaagtaaaaaaaaagtgaaagaGTACCAAATATTGGATATGTGACTATGTGAGTataatctttaataaatatttgagatGGAATCTATGAACAGTATGAACAAGCTACTTAATAAAGCGCTTAATGCcctaatacataaacaattcatcaattttataaactgcATTCAATTTTACCAAAAGATATCattaaaactgtttatatagatataattttataaggtaATATTCCAATATGGAATCAGGATCTAGGATGCCGCAACTGAGAATGTAATCTAACATCTAACCATTTCAAatgcaacaaaataaattaataagacatTTTCTGAGTAAAAACGACTTACTAGGGTCAATACTAAACAATTACAAagaattataagttttagcagttaaactaatttacaaaaaatttgcCATATTATaggttgtaaaaatataataagcatttggtctaatattaaattaatattattaatactttataatttaagaggACATATAATATCCCTATTCCCTGTAGTTTATACTTAAACTGTTTTTGGTCCAATATTTCTGAGCTATATATAGGTC
This sequence is a window from Rhopalosiphum maidis isolate BTI-1 chromosome 1, ASM367621v3, whole genome shotgun sequence. Protein-coding genes within it:
- the LOC113560869 gene encoding another transcription unit protein; its protein translation is MVNFNESNNDASDSESVSSSSSANSSNQSSRSASPARANSPSGSEPASPGSPASPVSPISPVSPVSPASPASPASRSRSRSVSGSGRSASPSKSPSKSPAGSRSPSPGSRASSAASAASVVSARSATPAGSVTSNQSVASGKSDSSRASRSTNRSRASSKSNKSKSSSASPKSVTSKKSHSSSPEVAKNQQGDSDDSDGSMIGRKKRQPIRKSSSVSGNESSDKEETTKKSGSEASEKSPKKNDLFGEADDISSDEDQPKTPRPMSDDDMDRDKSDKSDNDDNKSGGGRDDDDDDNNDNEKTEEKEKEVEEPIPERRIAVEIPKISVDLGSDLHFVKLPNFLSVETRPYDRETYEDEIDEEETLDEEGRARVKLKVENTIRWREVFDNDGNVVKESNTRVIKWSDGSMSLHLGSEIFDVYKQPLVGDHNHLFIRQGTGLQGQAVFRTKLSFRPHSTESFTHRKITLSLADRSQKSSGIKVLSQVGADPDANRYEKIKREEEKLRQSMRKETKVKRARERGANSNLSSSYLEPEREDGSDDENAISLSAIKNKFNKKSASKIDKSNIYSSEDDSSDMDTKKKRQSRIVSDSEEDDDL